A single genomic interval of Fibrobacter sp. UWB4 harbors:
- a CDS encoding carbohydrate binding domain-containing protein, giving the protein MIKQSLKVASLAVLGLSVTAAMAQPKRPHLAVYKFFDEQYRPGGYDYSYGGTSKGVTITKSGGYKSKAALNIKLDPKEYSGASICLYNEFFDLNKYMLDSKVEFMIKGKNGGEAVKVGLLDEEVSDGKKTQVVLPMNKYIEGGAVTTDWKKVSIPLVDFPDRGLYWDNTRKSEFPARIDWDKIAEIRFSIDKSAASEFEVWIDNIEIVKGNKKAAPKKQMVYWDENNDVIDGPKNPEKLDGKAKTLATFYDNQVKGFAYSYGGLTAQREAQSKTPGNKNVLAMYIDNNDWSGVTYSLGEGKFIDLSKVRDKGGLYFWIKGKLGGEKLYVGILDNQGNDIKSQTKVGLNDWIKVSKDWQLAKIPLKRFTDKGKAWDANKQAEVAKDIKWDKIQEIRFSVGKGENAGEPGKPAPVTVFVDQITFTSNIDWVDPDLKWDSFKSNAPDYVISDFEGKFAKDKWEPSTGPKSQLKFKIENCAEFKSNCLNIEHYLLADWVDVVLDMQKNGRPAADRDWTKHWGLMFDVYSDKAWQSITVQVQDAGNEIFVSNVGAPKGKTTILVPFRTFGKFPYYQPPNAVENGLFDLKGVTALDFKPSGEGTAGGFKVDNIRLTNQRAVKAKERPAVIKVLVKGEKEVLNPEISGGLFGINAALWDGDMLDNKNFKVQTREFAKRINHGIIRYPGGLRADDDHWKEILDNHDWMVDTDEFLEWLKKTGSNAMFTVNFGSGTEQEAAAWVKHTNIDKKAGILYWEIGNEIYGNWHPYYEKYGKDGGTIYGKRARKFIEAMKKVDPTIKVAVLGVLEGDWNEKVLAETGDIADGLIVHHYPQHFGEENDFAMLSAPQTLTAIYERLHKVVDKWTKKYNKDKKIELWLTEWNSVDFNPGPQTLSVENGLFVADYLGMLATENVDNAQYWDIHNDITPEGGDYGYLTRSGEECMNCPRPSYWAFQMASDALRGKLMKTTIKGDEDALLTAYYTVNGNKKQLLLVNKSPYSDFDIKLDIPGFKGKASVQTLDKTSEKLKEGWANDPSKKAKTVDISKGIKVGKRTLTLITLN; this is encoded by the coding sequence ATGATTAAGCAATCATTGAAAGTTGCCTCGCTCGCCGTCCTCGGCTTGAGTGTTACAGCTGCAATGGCTCAGCCGAAACGTCCGCATCTGGCTGTGTACAAGTTCTTCGATGAACAGTACCGTCCGGGTGGATACGATTACTCTTACGGCGGCACGAGCAAGGGTGTCACCATCACAAAGTCTGGTGGTTACAAGTCCAAGGCTGCCTTGAACATCAAGTTGGACCCGAAGGAATACTCCGGTGCTTCCATCTGCCTTTACAACGAATTCTTCGACTTGAACAAGTACATGCTTGACTCCAAGGTCGAATTCATGATCAAGGGCAAGAACGGTGGCGAAGCCGTGAAGGTCGGTCTCCTTGATGAAGAAGTTTCTGACGGCAAGAAGACTCAGGTTGTGCTTCCGATGAACAAGTACATCGAAGGCGGCGCCGTGACGACGGACTGGAAGAAGGTTTCCATTCCTCTCGTGGACTTCCCGGACCGTGGTCTCTACTGGGACAACACCCGCAAGTCCGAATTCCCGGCTCGTATCGACTGGGACAAGATTGCTGAAATCCGTTTCTCCATAGACAAGAGCGCTGCAAGCGAATTCGAAGTCTGGATCGACAATATCGAAATCGTGAAGGGCAACAAGAAGGCTGCCCCGAAGAAGCAGATGGTCTACTGGGATGAAAACAACGACGTCATCGACGGTCCGAAGAACCCGGAAAAGCTCGACGGCAAGGCCAAGACGCTCGCTACGTTCTACGACAACCAGGTCAAGGGTTTTGCTTACAGCTACGGTGGCCTCACCGCTCAGCGTGAAGCTCAGTCCAAGACTCCGGGCAACAAGAACGTGCTCGCCATGTACATCGATAACAACGACTGGTCTGGCGTGACCTACTCTCTCGGTGAAGGTAAGTTCATTGACCTCTCCAAGGTTCGCGACAAGGGCGGTCTCTACTTCTGGATCAAGGGTAAGCTCGGCGGCGAAAAGCTCTACGTCGGTATCCTCGACAACCAGGGCAACGACATCAAGAGCCAGACCAAGGTCGGTCTCAACGATTGGATCAAGGTCTCCAAGGATTGGCAGCTCGCCAAGATTCCTCTCAAGCGCTTCACCGACAAGGGCAAGGCTTGGGACGCTAACAAGCAGGCCGAAGTTGCCAAGGACATCAAGTGGGACAAGATTCAGGAAATCCGCTTCTCTGTCGGTAAGGGCGAAAACGCAGGTGAACCGGGCAAGCCGGCTCCTGTGACGGTCTTTGTGGACCAGATCACCTTCACATCTAACATCGACTGGGTGGACCCGGATCTCAAGTGGGATTCCTTCAAGTCCAACGCTCCGGACTACGTGATTTCCGACTTCGAAGGCAAGTTTGCCAAGGACAAGTGGGAACCGTCCACTGGTCCGAAGTCTCAGCTCAAGTTCAAGATTGAAAACTGCGCCGAATTCAAGAGCAACTGCTTGAATATCGAACACTACCTCCTTGCTGACTGGGTTGACGTCGTGCTCGACATGCAGAAGAATGGCCGTCCGGCTGCTGACCGTGACTGGACCAAGCACTGGGGCCTCATGTTCGACGTGTACTCCGACAAGGCTTGGCAGTCCATCACCGTTCAGGTTCAGGATGCTGGCAACGAAATCTTCGTTTCTAACGTCGGTGCTCCGAAGGGCAAGACCACAATCCTCGTTCCGTTCCGTACGTTCGGCAAGTTCCCGTACTATCAACCGCCTAACGCTGTTGAAAACGGTCTCTTCGACCTCAAGGGTGTAACTGCTCTCGACTTCAAGCCGAGTGGTGAAGGTACTGCCGGTGGCTTCAAGGTGGACAACATCCGCCTCACCAACCAGCGCGCTGTCAAGGCTAAGGAACGTCCGGCTGTCATCAAGGTTTTGGTGAAGGGCGAAAAGGAAGTTCTCAACCCGGAAATCTCTGGTGGCCTCTTCGGTATCAACGCAGCCCTTTGGGACGGCGACATGCTCGACAACAAGAACTTCAAGGTTCAGACTCGCGAATTTGCAAAGCGCATCAACCACGGCATTATCCGTTACCCGGGTGGTCTCCGTGCTGATGACGACCACTGGAAGGAAATCCTCGACAACCACGACTGGATGGTCGATACCGACGAATTCCTCGAATGGTTGAAGAAGACTGGCTCTAACGCCATGTTCACTGTGAACTTCGGTTCTGGCACGGAACAGGAAGCCGCTGCTTGGGTCAAGCACACGAACATCGACAAGAAGGCCGGCATCCTCTACTGGGAAATCGGTAACGAAATCTACGGTAACTGGCATCCGTATTACGAAAAGTATGGTAAGGACGGCGGTACCATCTATGGTAAGCGCGCTCGTAAGTTCATCGAAGCCATGAAGAAAGTTGACCCGACCATCAAGGTGGCTGTGCTCGGCGTTCTCGAAGGCGACTGGAACGAAAAGGTCCTTGCTGAAACGGGTGACATTGCTGACGGTCTTATCGTCCACCACTACCCGCAGCACTTCGGTGAAGAAAACGACTTCGCTATGCTCTCTGCTCCGCAGACCCTCACTGCAATCTACGAACGTTTGCACAAGGTCGTGGACAAGTGGACCAAGAAGTACAACAAGGATAAGAAGATTGAACTCTGGCTCACCGAATGGAACTCTGTTGACTTCAACCCGGGTCCGCAGACCTTGTCTGTCGAAAACGGCTTGTTCGTCGCTGACTACCTCGGTATGCTCGCTACTGAAAACGTCGATAACGCTCAGTACTGGGATATCCACAACGACATCACTCCGGAAGGCGGTGACTACGGTTACTTGACCCGTTCTGGTGAAGAATGCATGAACTGCCCGCGCCCGAGCTACTGGGCATTCCAGATGGCTTCTGACGCTCTCCGTGGCAAGCTCATGAAGACCACCATCAAGGGTGACGAAGACGCTCTCCTGACCGCTTACTACACTGTAAACGGCAACAAGAAGCAGCTCCTCCTCGTGAACAAGAGCCCGTACAGCGACTTCGACATCAAGCTCGACATTCCGGGCTTCAAGGGCAAGGCTTCTGTCCAGACTTTGGACAAGACTTCCGAAAAGCTCAAGGAAGGCTGGGCAAACGACCCGTCCAAGAAGGCTAAGACTGTCGATATCTCTAAGGGTATCAAGGTCGGCAAGCGCACCCTTACTCTCATCACTTTGAACTAA
- a CDS encoding thioredoxin domain-containing protein, giving the protein MKRLSLFAMALVVSGLVACNQASAGGSFNQQARLDNLEKDFKQVKEEFEIIKYALDKRGISLEQARAEMEADNKVWDIPDDESPVFGNTKNPKLTIVEFTEFQCPYCSRIAPTMQELNKKYPNEIKFVYKHFPLSFHSNAKAAAASSIAAQKQGKFWEYRYALAPHSRELSDSIYIAVAKEVGLNIEQFKKDMVLDSAMSARIDKDFQLGVKVGVQGTPNFYINGKRQDRFSPDLVEKMLKEAK; this is encoded by the coding sequence ATGAAACGTCTCTCTCTCTTTGCTATGGCTCTTGTAGTCTCCGGCCTCGTTGCTTGCAACCAAGCTTCCGCTGGCGGTTCGTTCAACCAGCAGGCTCGCCTGGATAACCTTGAAAAGGATTTCAAGCAGGTCAAGGAAGAATTTGAAATCATCAAGTATGCCCTCGACAAGCGTGGCATCTCCCTTGAACAGGCCCGTGCCGAAATGGAAGCCGACAACAAGGTCTGGGACATCCCGGATGATGAAAGCCCGGTCTTTGGCAATACCAAGAACCCGAAGCTCACGATTGTCGAATTCACGGAATTCCAGTGCCCGTACTGCTCTCGTATTGCTCCGACCATGCAGGAACTCAACAAGAAGTACCCGAACGAAATCAAGTTCGTCTACAAGCACTTCCCGCTTAGCTTCCACTCCAATGCCAAGGCTGCAGCCGCTTCTTCTATCGCAGCTCAGAAGCAGGGCAAGTTCTGGGAATACCGCTATGCTCTCGCACCGCACTCCCGTGAACTCTCTGATTCCATCTACATCGCAGTCGCTAAGGAAGTTGGCCTCAACATCGAACAGTTCAAGAAGGACATGGTTCTCGATTCCGCTATGAGCGCTCGCATCGACAAGGACTTCCAGTTGGGCGTCAAGGTCGGCGTTCAGGGTACCCCGAACTTCTACATCAACGGCAAGCGTCAGGACCGCTTCAGCCCGGATCTCGTCGAAAAGATGTTGAAGGAAGCCAAGTAA
- the glgB gene encoding 1,4-alpha-glucan branching protein GlgB, which translates to MEWNDFTSLTAENMQAIWDFKTKDPFSILGIHPIETDRGIKTVIRTYQPQACFVRGESCDGTEEFDFVKLGDTGFFEAILDLEYKPFFYKLIIKQGDGIEYTLVDPYAFLPVLSDFDRHLIATGTHYELYRKLGANIIEHQGFKGVHFAVWAPNAHAVSVVGNFNSWDGRRHQMRMLGASGIWEIFIPNLGENELYRFEIHGADGNLHVKVDPLAKLAEVRPATASITTHLDGYEWGDDLYMKTHWATKVFGAPMNIYEVHAGSWRRDPANPDRFLNWDELSERLIPYLKEMGYTHVEFLPLAEHPLDESWGYQVTGYYSPTSRYGTPDQFRHFVDLCHQNEIGVILDWVPAHFPKDAHALGRFDGTACYEHADPRQGEHPHWGTYIFNLGRNEVKNFLIANAMYWLKEFHCDGLRVDAVASMLYLDYGKGPGEWVPNKDGGNINYDTLEFLKHLNSIMGRLTPHAILIAEESTSFPSITRPPEQGGLGFHYKWNMGWMNDFLSYIQHEPIHRKYHHNQLTFSMVYAYSENFIQVFSHDEVVHGKGSMLGKMPGDNWQKFANLRLTYAFQYAHPGKKLNFMGNEFGQFREWNEKRSLDWHLISWDSHGKLLEMMKVLNHIYKENSPLWEIDHYYTGFEWIWCDDADNSIVSFVRKDDHGNMILCVFNFTPVVRNDYRLGAPARGAWKEIFNTDAAMFGGSNVGNLGEVWTQDVPWQNREWSLNIKLPPLAAVYFKLER; encoded by the coding sequence ATGGAATGGAATGATTTCACGAGCCTGACCGCAGAAAACATGCAGGCAATTTGGGACTTCAAGACAAAAGACCCGTTTTCAATTTTAGGCATCCACCCGATCGAGACCGATCGCGGAATCAAGACCGTCATCCGCACCTACCAGCCGCAGGCATGCTTTGTCCGCGGTGAATCGTGCGACGGTACCGAAGAATTTGACTTTGTGAAGCTTGGCGACACTGGATTTTTCGAAGCCATCCTCGACTTGGAATACAAGCCGTTCTTTTACAAGCTCATCATCAAGCAAGGTGACGGTATCGAATACACACTCGTCGATCCTTATGCATTCTTGCCGGTCCTCAGCGACTTTGACCGCCACCTGATTGCAACGGGTACGCACTACGAACTTTACCGCAAGCTCGGCGCAAACATCATCGAGCACCAGGGATTCAAGGGCGTTCACTTCGCCGTCTGGGCGCCGAACGCTCATGCCGTTTCTGTAGTCGGCAATTTCAACAGCTGGGACGGCCGCCGTCACCAGATGCGCATGCTCGGAGCCTCGGGCATTTGGGAAATCTTCATTCCGAATCTTGGCGAAAACGAACTTTACCGCTTTGAAATTCACGGCGCCGACGGGAACCTCCATGTGAAGGTAGACCCGCTTGCAAAGCTTGCCGAAGTCCGCCCGGCAACAGCCTCCATCACCACGCACCTCGACGGTTACGAATGGGGCGACGATCTTTACATGAAGACGCACTGGGCCACAAAGGTCTTTGGCGCTCCGATGAACATTTACGAAGTCCACGCCGGTTCCTGGCGCCGCGACCCGGCCAACCCGGACCGTTTCCTCAACTGGGACGAACTCTCCGAACGCCTCATCCCGTACCTCAAGGAAATGGGCTACACGCACGTGGAATTCTTGCCGCTCGCCGAACACCCGCTCGACGAATCCTGGGGCTACCAGGTCACCGGTTACTACTCCCCCACGAGCCGCTACGGCACACCAGACCAGTTCCGCCACTTTGTGGACCTCTGCCACCAGAACGAAATCGGCGTGATTTTGGACTGGGTTCCGGCTCACTTCCCGAAAGACGCTCACGCTCTCGGACGTTTCGACGGCACCGCCTGCTACGAACACGCCGACCCGCGTCAGGGCGAACACCCGCACTGGGGCACCTACATCTTTAACCTCGGCCGTAACGAAGTCAAGAACTTCCTCATTGCAAACGCGATGTACTGGCTCAAGGAATTCCACTGCGACGGTCTGCGCGTCGATGCCGTTGCCTCCATGCTTTACCTCGACTACGGTAAGGGTCCAGGCGAATGGGTGCCGAACAAGGACGGCGGCAACATCAACTACGACACGCTCGAATTCCTGAAGCACTTGAACAGCATCATGGGCCGCTTGACCCCGCATGCCATCCTTATCGCCGAAGAATCGACAAGCTTCCCGAGCATCACACGCCCGCCAGAGCAGGGCGGTCTCGGCTTCCACTACAAGTGGAACATGGGCTGGATGAACGACTTCCTCTCCTACATCCAGCACGAACCGATCCACCGCAAGTACCACCACAACCAGCTCACATTCAGCATGGTCTACGCTTATTCTGAAAACTTCATACAAGTTTTCAGCCATGACGAAGTGGTGCACGGCAAGGGATCCATGCTCGGCAAGATGCCTGGCGACAACTGGCAGAAGTTTGCAAACCTCCGCCTCACCTACGCATTCCAGTACGCACACCCGGGCAAGAAGCTCAACTTCATGGGCAACGAATTCGGTCAGTTCCGCGAATGGAACGAAAAGCGTTCACTCGACTGGCACTTGATCAGCTGGGATAGCCATGGCAAGCTCCTCGAAATGATGAAGGTCCTGAACCACATCTACAAAGAAAATTCTCCGCTGTGGGAAATCGACCATTACTACACCGGATTTGAATGGATCTGGTGCGATGACGCCGACAACTCCATCGTAAGCTTCGTCCGCAAGGATGACCATGGCAACATGATTCTCTGCGTGTTCAACTTCACGCCGGTTGTCCGTAACGATTACCGTCTGGGCGCTCCTGCTCGCGGTGCTTGGAAAGAAATTTTCAACACTGACGCAGCCATGTTCGGCGGCTCTAACGTGGGCAATCTCGGTGAAGTCTGGACGCAGGATGTTCCGTGGCAGAACCGCGAATGGAGCTTGAACATCAAGCTTCCGCCTCTTGCCGCAGTCTACTTCAAGCTCGAGAGATAA